In Mixophyes fleayi isolate aMixFle1 chromosome 4, aMixFle1.hap1, whole genome shotgun sequence, the following proteins share a genomic window:
- the MESP1 gene encoding mesoderm posterior protein 1, with protein MDLSPAEVQFKENMLLPENTTLQQWGYPDSEGYSSLSPTSSTDSFSFSPPYQSCAFPEDTYNSIQAALSQTEVLQRKQKEVSTKKSHNIRNRTVPSHRQSASEREKMRMRNLSTATQNLRQYLPAAVAPVGKTLTKIETLRLTIRYIAHLSEVLGLDDETLAKRREERLRRSTCPVGLSCCQGNMHEICSVTGPQLPETFPHYSASPRTFPEQTRLGVMDTNFSLPEMQCSKFTDEGLSEEGDRFSPCAMNSTPLHLTAISHMKEEYAAQPPISPDLGFSQDVIDDMWDELEKKDLWTTFQAHESLQIQDFC; from the exons ATGGATCTCTCTCCAGCAGAGGTGCAGTTCAAGGAGAATATGTTGCTTCCTGAGAATACTACACTTCAGCAATGGGGGTATCCTGATTCTGAAGGCTACAGCAGCCTTTCACCAACATCCTCCACAGACTCCTTCAGCTTTTCGCCTCCATATCAATCCTGTGCCTTCCCTGAAGACACCTACAACAGCATTCAAGCAGCCCTGTCCCAGACAGAAGTTCTGCAAAGAAAACAGAAGGAAGTGTCAACCAAGAAAAGCCACAACATAAGAAACAGGACAGTTCCAAGCCATAGACAAAGTGCCAGTGagagggagaagatgaggatgagGAATCTGTCCACTGCTACTCAGAATCTGAGACAATACCTACCTGCCGCTGTGGCACCAGTAGGTAAAACCTTAACAAAAATTGAGACGCTGCGCCTAACAATTCGCTACATTGCACATCTCTCTGAAGTTCTTGGCCTGGATGATGAGACACTGGCCAAAAGAAGAGAGGAAAGACTCAGAAGATCCACATGCCCAGTTGGTCTCAGCTGCTGTCAAGGCAATATGCATGAAATCTGCTCAGTGACAGGTCCACAGTTGCCAGAAACCTTTCCCCATTATTCTGCTTCTCCAAGAACATTCCCAGAGCAGACAAGACTTGGGGTCATGGACACAAACTTCTCCTTACCCGAGATGCAGTGTTCTAAATTCACAGATGAAGGGCTGTCTGAAGAGGGAGATAGATTCTCTCCATGTGCCATGAACTCCACACCACTTCATTTAACGGCAATATCCCACATGAAAGAGGAATATGCTGCACAGCCACCTATTTCCCCAGACCTGGGGTTTTCTCAG GATGTCATCGATGATATGTGGGACGAGCTTGAAAAGAAAGATCTCTGGACAACGTTTCAAGCCCATGAATCCCTCCAGATACAGGATTTCTGTTaa